A genome region from Bacteroidales bacterium includes the following:
- a CDS encoding sulfotransferase yields the protein ENKSLIREIYLSGRESYLRYAYKCSRRIIETNNYITFFAPVLRELFPRAKFVHIQRHPGDFVRSGINRNYYTGSGSDDIKRIVPVSGSEKAQWESYPQIQKISWLWRETNQFIEEFKQDLDAENFMTINFNALDVDKVHALTRFLEADVRPSFIRKKLSKRVNVQKTTIKEPFSQWKEEEKRQVDQIAGDLARQYGYKI from the coding sequence AGGAGAACAAATCTTTGATCAGGGAGATTTATCTCAGCGGTCGCGAATCCTACCTGAGATATGCCTATAAATGTTCCAGGAGGATTATCGAAACCAATAACTATATTACTTTTTTTGCACCTGTACTTCGTGAATTGTTTCCCCGGGCCAAATTTGTGCACATTCAAAGGCATCCGGGTGATTTTGTTCGCTCTGGTATCAACCGGAATTATTATACGGGGAGCGGCAGCGATGATATAAAAAGAATCGTGCCGGTGAGTGGAAGTGAAAAGGCACAATGGGAATCTTATCCCCAGATTCAGAAGATCAGCTGGCTTTGGAGAGAAACCAATCAGTTCATTGAAGAATTCAAACAGGACCTTGATGCAGAGAATTTCATGACCATCAATTTCAATGCACTGGATGTGGATAAGGTTCATGCGCTGACCCGGTTTCTCGAGGCAGATGTTCGCCCCTCATTTATCAGGAAAAAACTCAGTAAAAGGGTAAACGTCCAGAAGACCACAATTAAGGAACCCTTTTCCCAATGGAAGGAAGAGGAAAAAAGGCAGGTGGACCAGATCGCAGGTGATCTGGCAAGACAGTATGGATATAAAATCTAA